In one Chitinophaga sancti genomic region, the following are encoded:
- a CDS encoding FKBP-type peptidyl-prolyl cis-trans isomerase produces the protein MQAVKNGDKVRVHYHGRLTNGTTFDSSEGRDPLEFEVGAGMVIKGFDNGVVDMKVGEKKTLNIPVEEAYGPKNDELIMDFPKENIPADLNPQVGMELQMSNPQGQVFPVKVAAISTEFITLDANHPLAGEPLVFDIELVEIV, from the coding sequence ATGCAAGCAGTTAAAAACGGAGATAAGGTGCGCGTGCATTATCATGGCCGTCTGACTAACGGAACTACTTTTGATTCTTCCGAAGGCAGAGACCCGCTGGAATTTGAGGTTGGTGCCGGTATGGTTATTAAAGGCTTCGACAACGGTGTGGTGGATATGAAAGTAGGCGAGAAAAAGACTTTGAACATTCCGGTTGAAGAGGCCTACGGTCCTAAAAACGATGAACTGATCATGGATTTCCCTAAAGAGAATATACCAGCTGATTTAAATCCTCAGGTAGGTATGGAATTGCAGATGAGCAATCCACAAGGTCAGGTATTCCCTGTAAAGGTTGCTGCTATCAGCACCGAATTCATCACCCTGGATGCAAACCATCCGCTGGCTGGAGAGCCTTTAGTCTTTGATATTGAATTAGTAGAGATCGTTTAA
- a CDS encoding exo-beta-N-acetylmuramidase NamZ family protein: protein MYKLLLSILISCSLLLPAKAQVITGATRTAAYLPLLKGKRVALLVNQTATIGNTHLVDSLLKLKVNIQKIFSPEHGFRGKADAGEKVGNSKDAATGLTIVSLYGKHRKADANDLKDVDILLFDIQDVGTRFYTYISSLQELMESAAENNKPLIILDRPNPNGHYVDGPVLDTALRSFVGMQPVPIVHGMTVGEYAQLLNGEKWLKNGVQCKLTVIKCQQYDHHTYYQLPVKPSPNLPNMASIYLYPSMCLFEGTALSLGRGTDLPFQVYGSPEFPKALYSFTPHSTEGAKEPPLKDVTCYGYNLTGTPEESRAKMNKQVQLKWLIQAYQMFPNKDKFFISSFNRLAGNTTLQQQIKQGMSEAAIRQSWEPALNHFKTIRKKYLLYAE, encoded by the coding sequence ATGTATAAACTCCTCCTTTCCATCCTTATTTCGTGTTCCCTCCTGCTGCCGGCAAAGGCCCAGGTCATCACAGGGGCAACCCGGACCGCGGCATATCTTCCCCTGCTCAAAGGCAAAAGAGTTGCCCTGCTGGTCAACCAGACAGCCACTATCGGGAATACGCATCTCGTAGATTCATTATTGAAACTCAAGGTCAATATTCAGAAGATCTTTAGCCCGGAGCACGGCTTCAGAGGTAAAGCAGATGCGGGTGAAAAAGTAGGGAATAGCAAAGATGCCGCGACCGGTCTCACCATTGTTTCCCTCTATGGCAAACATCGTAAGGCCGATGCCAATGACCTCAAAGATGTGGATATCCTCCTCTTTGATATCCAGGATGTAGGCACCCGCTTTTATACTTACATTTCCTCCCTGCAGGAACTGATGGAGTCTGCTGCTGAAAATAATAAACCACTCATCATTCTGGACAGACCCAATCCCAATGGTCACTACGTAGATGGCCCGGTACTGGATACTGCCCTGCGTTCTTTTGTAGGCATGCAGCCTGTTCCTATCGTACACGGTATGACTGTAGGTGAGTATGCACAATTACTGAATGGGGAGAAATGGCTGAAGAACGGCGTGCAGTGTAAACTAACCGTGATCAAATGCCAGCAATATGATCATCATACCTATTACCAGCTGCCGGTAAAACCTTCTCCTAACCTGCCCAACATGGCATCTATTTACCTCTATCCCAGCATGTGCCTTTTTGAAGGTACTGCGCTGAGCCTGGGCCGTGGTACAGACCTCCCTTTCCAGGTTTATGGTAGTCCGGAGTTTCCAAAGGCCCTGTACTCATTTACCCCACACAGCACTGAGGGAGCAAAAGAACCTCCCCTGAAAGATGTAACTTGCTACGGCTACAACCTGACTGGCACTCCTGAAGAGAGCAGGGCCAAAATGAACAAGCAGGTACAACTGAAATGGCTCATTCAGGCTTATCAAATGTTCCCGAACAAGGATAAATTCTTTATCAGCAGCTTTAACAGGTTGGCAGGGAATACTACCTTGCAGCAGCAAATTAAACAGGGTATGAGCGAAGCTGCTATCCGTCAGAGCTGGGAACCGGCTTTGAATCATTTTAAAACTATCAGGAAGAAATATTTACTATATGCAGAGTGA